DNA sequence from the Pomacea canaliculata isolate SZHN2017 linkage group LG7, ASM307304v1, whole genome shotgun sequence genome:
attattaaaagtctCGCCTTGTTGGATTTTGGCTACTAGTTGCCCATAAAAGGGCAGCAACCCTATCTTTCCCTCCCTTGCTTATCGTGTTATCGTGTGACCGCGTTATCatcctctccccttcctcccactCCGCTCCCACGGCAATTAGCCAATCAAGAACTGGGCAATGAAAAATGGgcgcaaaataaaaataaaatttgtgccTAAAAATGTCTGACATTTATCACACACAGAGTTTGCGCTTACGAAATCTCTTCCACGTCTTTCAATGGCCTGACTGTTCTCTACTCAGCCTGCCTACACCTGCTCGTCAGCCTGCCACGTGGCACATTGTCTTTTGATGTTCACCGGCCTCGTGAACAGGAGCAGCGCAGTGATGTAAGCAGCTAGCGTATGGGTTAGCACAAGTAGATATGCAAGCACCTTCAGACAGCGACAAGGTGGACAAGGGGGGGACACCTGCATTGTTAATGACATGCTCACATCGGATGACTCACCCCttgcaaattattattaactacGTAGAATTCGTGACtagcattttaaagaaaatacttttttctttattttatctagAAATTACTTGAGAGGATGCACGCGTGATGAATGCTTTGTCTAAGACAAGAGCAAAGGACACATGTTGGAATCACCAACGAGTACATCCGGGTTTCGAATGGCGACAAAAATCGAGTGCAAGCAACAGGATTTGATGGAATGCGAACACCATTTTGTCTTTCCTCGCGACATTAACAGACGGTAACTTTATGTTttatacaaacatgcaaaactCATTTTCAAATTGAAATGATTTATAAACACGGGGgcagcagctgcttaaatttaatttttgtggaGGAACAGTGACAAGATTAACTAACGACTGACTGTAAATGCAAACTGACTTGTCTCTTGTCTTGATGGAAACCTATCTGATGCACTGATGCTTTTGGTGTAGACAATGCATGAATCTTTCTTTTGGCGAGGTGTCATCCATAGCAGAGGAGGCTCTCTTCTTTTAATTATGTCAGTCCAATATCAAAGAGAAAATTAGCGATACATATAtggaaagttttaaaatgtgaatttatAGACTTTGGTTCTCCGGGTTAGCAAGGAGCAACACAAGTAGGCCACTCTGTCCCTCTTTGTGTGTGCCTgcgagtgcatgtgtgtgtggactatATTTTGTGCATTTAGTTATGACTTCAGCCCAAGAGTACGCATCTAAAGACTTAAAAAGCGAACATTAATAGcacaacaagaacaaagaaaaaaagatgccaCAAATAATTCCTAGTCAAccagaacaaacattttattttccaaaaaaGCATCTATTTGTACAGTCACAGACTATGTAATACCCGCTGGCCTAAGctttgttaacatatttttagaGCATCCTTAGTTTTAAGTTGAGAGTTATATAGCCTCTTGTGGATGTTGGTTCCCTGTTTTATcataagtttttttccccttcttttccAGAAACTTTGATAttatgtcatcatcattttttctaaatgatttttgatacaattttattttcgaggacttaaacacacaaaaagcaatTGTTAAGCGTGGATTCATAATaccatcatttaaaaaactgcAGAGGAGTGTCAAGCAGTCTATTCAGATCAATGCTTCTCAGAATTCGAGAACTGGTTGAACATGAACTACTTGGTTTGAATTTCGAGTATCTAGCTTTTACTGCGGACACCGGCAGTGCTCACCTAGCTCTCCAGTGATataattttgagaaaaaaatcacgCTGTATAATATCCATTCTACAGGTTTCAAATATAAATCCGCGGGTAGTTTCTAGAAAAAAGTATGGCTTATTAATTCATATTTAATTAGGTACAAACATggatatttatatacatatggAACAATAATATAAAAGTCTTCAGCGACAGTGCATTCTGGGTAAAGCTACAAGCCTTCGAGTGTCACACCTGTACCAGCTACCTGTAATTATTACACcacatgcaatttttttctcaaaaaaaaagaaaataaagaaagaaagaaagtgagggTTTTTGTCAATGTCTTGTGActaaaataagcaaatatactAGTCAGCGCTCTGAAAGAGTCACCTTCACGGTTAGTCTCTTGCTCTCCATTTCCTTTCTCTCCAGTTTATCTTTATAAAGGCAGTCAGCAGTGAATAAGCAAGTATCGCAACAGAATAAGTGAGGCAGagttgggttgttgtttttttttttttttttttgtaatttggtGAATGGGACTGTAAAATCACTGTTAGGCAGAAGCACTTTccctgttaatttttttctcagccaCGAAGCGTGTAGCTCTTCTCTCTTCCGACTCTGCTTCTTCTAATTCTGttccatcatcgtcgtcgtcgtcataatAATCCTCACAAATCTCATCCTTGCATTAACAAAGTCTACTTCATTATCAACGTGGTGCAATACGTTTTTCGTGATTAGCAAGTACAGTTTATCTCTGATCTTCTGACAGACACAACAAGTGAACTGTGCTACTAAATTCTCTAACGAAGCATAGAGATCTTTCACCGAAAAGTGTAACTTGGAACTAAAAATTTCATGGGTAAACATTCCATCAACATCAACTTGGCTTCTACTGTCCACTGGACTAAAATTATATTAGGAATTTCAAATTCGAAAACAATCCACATCTGCTTTACTTTAGTTAACTAGACAGCCTTCAGGTAATATCTATAACAGTCTATGTAACAACTTCCAGGTTCTGCCTACATCACAGCATGCACACACCTTATACAAAATTCAAATGAAATACGTTGGTTCTCAATCTTTTCTGCTCAAATCGTTAAGGATTACAAAGAATTGCTTACAGGCGTGTCTAAAATATATCTGCAGGTCGGTTCTCGGATGCTGACATGTTAGCATTtaatagaataataaaaaaaatcaggaaccATACGTCCATAAAAATTTGTGGACGCTTTTGCGAGACCTAGGAACAAACTGGCAAAAGCACAGTAAAAGTTTTTTCCTTAGGTTCTTCGAACTGAAAGTTCGGAACTTCCGTGACGTGTGTATTTTCTTCCCAAACATATTTCaggcaacaaacaaaactggtCCCGTTGATCAGCTCACTGGTTCCCTTACCAGTGGTCTCAAGTTATTGCAACTctgtttatcattattatgtCAGGTCCTGGAAATGCAAGTCCGTTTATAAATACACTCGCGAATTCAGGCACATATACATTCTTACATTCATGtacatacattatataaaaCATCGTTGAAAACTCTTGGACTTTTTGAAGTTAATTTTGCGTGAATCCATTGTTCATCCAATGCTCAGCTCTGAAATCCCATCACCACCCGACTTTCCATCGGGTAGCTAAATGTTTGCACACGACTTTTAAGGAAGTGAAGCGAGTGGGACGTCGTTCCTGGATCACTCAGTTTATCTGTGAGTAGCTTCGGTGCTACTCGAGTTCTGAGCTGTGGGTAGCTCTCTTCATCGTGGGTTATTCACGGAGGGACCTGACAGGTAGACAAATAAGCCTTCACCTGTTTGTATGCCTCCAGTCTCCAATCAAATAATAACATCTCTACCAACAAGCCTTCTTCAAATCTTGTAATGCAAACTGTTGACtataatgatataaaatagcaaatttttatgttttactttgttgtttgtgtgtttgcatgagTGGGGGAGTGCGCATGTGTTGGAGTTAGAAACGAGGTGAACTGAGTTACTTAAAATTAACTATTGTCTTATTTGTAATCTGTGATTTTCACTTTCAGAGTATTTTACGAGTAGAAGAACAAGGCCATCATCTTCATTAAACTGGACACGTGATCAGAAGCGACAATTGGATCCATCACCAGAAATGCTTTACACTCAATTCTTTAAGAGGAAACAGCATGGAACACCTGGACGGTGGAGGCAGACCTACACACCCCAAACTACACCCCAGAGCACTCAAGAAACAGGCTCAAAACAAATAGGAGGTACCTTTTCTACACGTCAGCAAGGAATTATGGGTAGTAACTGATGTCATAAAGATAGGAAAAGCTAAAAGAATGAGGCAAacctaaaccaaaaaaaaaagagctgggGGCAACTAATAAACTGGGAAAAATTAATCTTGTATATATTTTGACTAAAAGACTATAGGGaatattttcttggttttaGTGTATATTTATATGAGGTTTGGGTGATGTTGAGGAACAGTTTCCTGAGAAATCTTTCAAGCTAACTTCTATTACCAAACccaataataatgatgtgatTATGTTCACTAAATCTTCATCGTAGGATAACCCCATGTCAGCTGCCAGCAGGACAAATTTTCACTGATGGGGGAGCCGGGGGATGCCAAGAAAGTCGCCTTGCTGTTCCTCCGAAATAGTTGTTGCTAGGCGACATCATTCCTTTATGTTGACGAGGGATAAGCTGTATCCGGTTAGGTAGCTGACGACAGCGAATAATCCAATTGTCGAAGTTGAAATGCACTTGCGTTGACTTGAGTTTTTCTGAGACTTGGTTTCCGCTGTAAACAGGAAGAGGAATTAAAGACCTACTGGCTTGCTGGCTCCCTTCTTCACTTTCTCACCCACCCATCACCAACCCAACACaacatcacagaaaataaacaaaaaaataaataaataaataaacaaaatccgACAAAGAAAGAGACTTAATACCTTATTGAAAGATAATAATAGCTTTGATTATTAAAGAAGAAGGAGGTAAGCTGCGTACCTTGCATCAAACAATTATCGTCCACACAGTTGAGATCTCCTGTCGCTTCTTTGATTGACACAGCTGTAAAATCaagagaaagtaaataaaaatgaattaatttaATGCTGTTTCCCTAGAAGATCAAATAATCACTGTCATCATCCTGCCGACCATCATTACCTGGAAGCTGTTCCACTGTGACCTCATCGTAATATCTGTCATCGTCCACATGGTCGGGCAAGGCGCACCGGTACATTGTGCCGCGGTCCTCAGTAGCCAACGACACCAGCAACGCCCGCCGTGACATCACCCTGCAGCCGTCATTGGTGAAGTACTCGACTTCCGCCTGGCCCTCGGCGATCTGGAAGTGACGCATGTCTGGTGCTTTCACGTACCACTGGAACTCCTGCGGCGGGAGGCCGGCATCCGCGTGACAGCTCAGCCGCCAGGTGGCTCTCCTGTGTCCGGGAGTTTCGTGATCATACGTCACTCGGGGAGTCCCTGGAGGCTCTGAAGAATATGAAAGAGTTAGTAAgtagttatatatatagatattattattattattatatcctcttaaaatatgtttttgggATTTGAACCTTTATAGCTCACGTATGGTACTGTAAAATGGTTGGTTTATTAAACTGAACGATTACATTTTACGAATAAGCGAATGAGTGGATTACGTTTGCGTATGCGTACGAGAAAGAGTGTGCGTAGATGTCAGGAgacgtgtgagtgtgtgtttaagACAGAAAATGCAATGTGTATGAATGTGCTTAtgcctgtttgtgtttttaaaacaaagattattTGTGTATACGTTTGTGTGCGCCAGCGTGTTCACGTGCAACATACGTCGCAACTGAAGGTCTGTGTACTCCGAGGAGTCCTCAGTAGCACCGAAGACTCCACGACACCGGTATGTCCCCATGTCGGCACAGGTGAGGGCGCAACCACGAGGTTGAACTCCACCAGCCCCGCCTGCACCGTGATGAGGGCTGGAACCTTTCCCGCACCGATCTGACATCCGGGTTCCAATCAGGCACCTGTggaaattataaaagaaaatgattgcaGCATAGACACGTATGTCTACAAGCTTTGCAAGCGATGACTGCTGGTGAAATTTTAAGACACAAACTTCTAAGAATTTAGACAGGAATGTCCATGACTGTTGATGGTGGATGCTTAGATGTTAGCGTCTGGTAGTTGACATTGCTAATCTTGTTGGTTTGTAAACTTGGGTTAAACTGTAAACCTGGGGTAAACCTGGTGAACACACCACAACAATCTTTACAATTAAGGAATCAGGGTGTTAAAGTTCAAGTGTAGTGTACACCGAGgtgtatataaatgtacagaTGTACAGGAAGTAGGTGGTCGTACCATTTGTCCTGAAGGGAGTCTGACGATCACCGTTTCTGTGCCGTTGTCATGGAGTCTGGACCAGGAGATGACGTACCAACGGTCAGAGGTTTCCAGACGGCAGCGCAAGGTGGCGCTCTCGTCCAGCTCACCAATCGTAACGCTGGGGACAGTCAGCTCACCTGTAACACCGCATGAACACCACTGGTCTGATATCACGTGACTCAATAAAGGAGGAGCGGCAGAGAattggggaggggaagaggaaagtgaCAGGAGGTTAACTTCGGAAGTGAATGAACACTGGAAACTTGACTGGAAAGAAAACCTGTTTAACTGTTTGGACTATTTCTTAATTAAGGAGtttagatttcttttttttaatgtttaatattctaattatttgattgaaacttttttaaaattatttttatctttaaatttaactgttattgttttttttattattagatCTTCTGAATgccactgtagagtgcaggtgacaatgtcgAAATATGATAAAActacttaattttaaatattaataatattaaatatttttaaataaaagtattataatCAAAAtaactgtctttattttctgtaactaCATCAGGGGCTCTGAAAGGCGGTTGTGGTGGACACAGAAATTAATCTCTCCTTTATCGTACACAGTTCTCTAATAGCATAATCATTGGAACAATCTTGTAaa
Encoded proteins:
- the LOC112569241 gene encoding uncharacterized protein LOC112569241 — encoded protein: MSDRCGKGSSPHHGAGGAGGVQPRGCALTCADMGTYRCRGVFGATEDSSEYTDLQLRQPPGTPRVTYDHETPGHRRATWRLSCHADAGLPPQEFQWYVKAPDMRHFQIAEGQAEVEYFTNDGCRVMSRRALLVSLATEDRGTMYRCALPDHVDDDRYYDEVTVEQLPAVSIKEATGDLNCVDDNCLMQAETKSQKNSSQRKCISTSTIGLFAVVSYLTGYSLSLVNIKE